TAAGATTTTTTCAGATGCTATTAAAGTCTCACTTGCAACACTGCTATAAGAATTAATATAAATATTGCATGAATTACCTGCAACAACAAAGCGACTAATTGAATGTGACCATTCTTTTAGCTTTTCAATAAGACCATGATTGAGATTGGATTTATTTTCATATTTATTTACAGGAAAAGTATTGCTTTGCTCAGCTAAAATATTGATCAAAATATCTAATGTTTGATTGCCACCAGTATTTCTTTCTTCTTTTAGCATTTCTATTTAAATATCCTTCCTATATCAATTCCTAATGCAAATACAAACAATAACATAAAAATAACTAAACCAATAATGGTAATTATATTTTCTGCTTTTACACTTAAACGCTTACCACGTATTTTCTCTACTAATAATAATGCTAACTGTCCACCATCCATAGGTACAATTGGGATAAGGTTTGCAATACCTAGAGCCAATGATATTGAAGCAAATAGTGATAATAAGTTTAATAGTTTAATACCAAGATTGACACTTGATTGAGTCGCAACGGTACCCAAAGTACTTATTATACCCACCGGACCAGTCAAAGCATCACTAGCAGGAAGATTTCCTGTTATGACTTTTCCTAGAATTGCACCAGTACCTTTGGTATAAGACCACATATAACTTATTGCGTGAGGCACAATACCTAAGGCATTATTGTTCTTCTCTAGTTCTAGGCCTAAAGGTAATATATTTTCTGCTTCAGCTAATTTAATATTAAGTGAAACAGTGTCTGAACCACGTAATACCTTAATATCTACAGAGCCTCTTTCTCCATGTTTATGCAATAAACTTTGCATATTGTCTGCAGTAATTTTTTCGCCCTCTACTTCTAGAAGCTTATCACCAAGTACAAATTTACTAGCGTCAGGATTGAAGTTTTTATCAATCTTTGCAATCGATAGACTATTATCTTCATCTAGATTAAGCTGAACACCTAATTTATAAGTCTTTTCAGTTTTTGGTTCGATATTATAAGTTTTAATTTCTCCATTAGGAGTCTTTGTTTTTATAGTAAAATTTTCTTTTGCATCAATAAATGATGAAGAAATTCTTAAGTCAAAGTCTGTGTTTACCTTATAATTATTAAACTCCAAGACTTCTTCACCAGCTTGTATTCCTGCAGAGGTTGCTAAACTGTTGGTATCTACTGATTCAATTGTAGTAGTAAAAAATCCATTAATTGAGAATAATAAAATAAAAGCTATAAATGCCGCTATTAAATTAGAAAAAGGACCTGCAAGCATTGTAAGTGCACGTTTCCAAATTGCTTGTGAAAAAAAGTTTCCTTCTATATTTTGAGCAGCACCTTCTTCACTGTACTCACCAGCAAATTCTACAGATGCTCCAAGAGGAATAGCTTTAATTGAATAGCGCACACCTTTTCTTTCCCAAGATAAAAGTCTTGGACCCATGAATATACTAAACTCAACTACTTTGAATCCAAGTTTACGTCCAACAAAGAAGTGTCCTGCTTCATGAATTATTAAAATCAAGCTTAAAATAAGCAAACCAATTATTATGCCAAATAGTTTAGACATTATTTAACTCCATTCTAGGTAAATCAGTAAGTTAATTATTACTAGTAAGTTCTAGTGTTTCAAAAGATAGAAAACAATTGCTAATATTAAAGCAGTTGGTACTGAGAAAATAATACTATCAGTTCTATCTAATACACCACCATGACCAGGAAGAATATCACCAAAATCTTTTTGATCACACCAACGTTTTAAACTTGAAGCTAGCCAATCACCAAGTTGTGAACTAATACTCAGAATCAAACCTGCAACTAGGCCAAATAAACTACTCTTGCCAATGCTTTGTAATGGTGAATTCCCGGTGAAGAATATCATGAAATATATACAAGTGAATAATGTTCCTGCCAAAGTACCACCCCAGAATCCTTCCCAAGTTTTATGAGGACTTACTTTTGGAAGCATATGAGTTTTTCCAAGGTACTTGCCTGTAGCATATGCAGCAATATCAACAATCATAGGTGTTATTAGTGCCAATACTAACCAAATAAATCCATTTGGTACAGCAAAGGTAAATAATACTATAGAGACCATAGGAATAGCTACATAAAGTGCACTAGTATTCTCAGCAATTGCATGTGGAAGATGGTTAGGTCCTTTAAGCACAACTCTAATAACAACATTAAGTGTAGAAACTAAAACAAAAGCAATAATAAAAGTTAAGGCTCCATATGCTAACAACCAAATAAAATTAGTCTGCCAATTAGCATCAAGTGGTAGGTTACTATTATTCAGCAAGTACCAGTTAGTTAGATCTTTGTATTGCCACCAAATTATTGTTGGTGCAAGCATTGTAAAACTAGCTACAAGAATAGGAATATAATAAAGCGGTTTAAAATTTTTCCTAAGGGCATTTGTCAGCTCGATAGTCATTACTACTAGTAATAATGAACAAAAAGCAATAAAAATCCATCTTACCCAAATGGATGCAATAAAGAAAACACTGAACACTAAAAATAAAATTATTCCTGTTGAGTATCTCTTATTATCACTCTGTATATTAATTGGATTATCCATTATTTAATACCTCCATAACGTCTATCTCTATTATTAAAATCCCTAATAGCTTCTACTAGATTTTCTGGTTTGAAATCTGGCCAAAGTATATCGGAAACCCAAAACTCAGAATATGCTAATTGCCACAGTAAAAAGTTAGAAATTCGCATCTCACCACTTGATCGTATAATTAAGTCTGGATCAGGGACATCAGGAAGATAGAGGTAGTTGTGAAAGTTATCTTCGTTTATATCATTTAAACTAATGTCACCATTAGAATATGCTTTTGCTATTTCTTTAGCTGCATTGGCAATTTCTCTACGACCACCATAGTTAAAAGCAATAATAAACTGTAAGCCTGTGTTATTTTCACTTTGTTTTTCTGCTTTTTCAATAATACTCAAAGTAGCTTTTGGAATATTATTCTTGTCTCCTAAAATTCTAACTCTAATGTTTCCATCAACAATTTCTTTAATATATTTATTAAACATATTCTTTAAAAGAGACATTAGAAAATTAACTTCGCTTTTTGGTCTAAGCCAATTTTCAGTAGAAAAAGCATAAACTGTCAAATACTTGAGGTTTATTTTTCTGCAAAAATCAACAATGGAGTATAAAGTTTTAGCTCCTTCCAAATGTCCTTCAGAACGGCTCAACTCTCTCTGTTTTGCCCAACGTCCATTGCCATCCATAATCATGGCAATATGGTCAGGAACAATAATATCATCAAAAGACTCTAGATCTTCTGATCCAATTTGTTCACTATCAGAGTTTGATTTATTTCTATTAAAAAATGTTGAGATGAATTGATTTTCCAAAATTTTAATACCTGCTATCAAATGACCTTGCTGTAGTTTTAATTATAATAAATGCAGCCGTTCTAGCGGCTGCACTATATTATCGCCGTTAATTTGAATTAAATCTCCATTAATTCTTCGCTCTTAGACTTAACCTTTTCATCAACTTTTTCAGTATATTTATCAGTTAATTTCTGGATATTTTCTTCTGCTAAGCGTAGCTCATCTTCTGAGATCTCAGAGGATTTTTCTGCTTTCTTAGCTCTGTCTAAATATTCACGTCTAAGGTTACGTATTGAAATTTTAGCTTCTTCTCCAAGCTTATCAACTTGTTTTGTTAAGTCTCTACGTCTTTCCTCTGTTAGAGTTGGGAAATGTAGACGTAGGGCTGCGCCATCATTATTTGGGTTCAAGCTAAGATCTGAATTCAAAATAGCTTTTTCAATTTCTTCAAGAAGAGTTTTATCCCAAGGCTGAATTAATAATTGTCTTGGCTCAGGTACAGTAATTGAAGCTACCTGATTTAATGGAGTTGCTACTCCATAATAATCTACCGTAATTTGATCTAATACTCTAGGATTTGCTCTACCAGCACGAATATTATTAAGTTCATCCTGCAAAAAGTCTATACTTTTCTGCATTCTATCTTCATATTCTTTTGTATCATTAACATTAAAGTCTGCCATAACAACCTCCAAAATTTTAATCTTATAATGTTTATCAAAGTAAATTTTTGCTAAAAATCACCATTTTATATTGTTATAACTAACTGTTGACTAATGTTGCATTAACGTCTTTGCCTTGAGCTAGTTTAACTATATTATGTGGATCGGATAAATTAAATACTGCAATATCAATATCATTATCTCTACATAATGCAGCTGCAGTAGCATCCATAACTTTTAGGTTCTTTTGTAAGATTTCTTCATGAGTAACATTTCTATATAACTTGGCATCAGAGAATTTATTAGGGTCTTTATCAAATACACCATCAACATTTGTTGCCTTAAATATAATATCTGCATCAATTTCAGCAGCTCTTAAGGCAGCTCCTGAATCTGTTGAGAAGTATGGATTACCAGTTCCTGCTGCGAAAATAACAATTCTACCTTTTTCTAAGTGTCGAACAGCTCTTCTTCTAATGAAAGGCTCCATAATTTCTTTCATCTCTATAGCGCCTAATACTCTAGTTTTTTTGCCATGTTTTTCTATCATATCAGAGACGTATAGAGCATTCATGCATGTTGCTAGCATTCCAATATGGTCTGAAGTTACTCTTTCGATATCATTATTTTGGACACCTCTCCAAAAGTTACCGCCACCGACAACGATAGCAATTTCAGCACCTAAATCATGAAGATCACAGACACTTTCAATAATAGACTTAACTGTGTTTGAATCTATTCCTTTACTTAAATTTCCGGCCAAAGCTTCCCCAGATAACTTAAGTAGAATTCTATTATATTTTAAATTACTCATAGTTTACTCCTACTAGTTTGCTTATATAATCTTACCATAAAAAAACTCTCAAAATATCTGTTAATTGTTTATTTTAAAATTAGAAAAATTTGCACAAAAAAAGACATCTCTTTTTGTAAGAGATGTCTTGATAATTAAATTTTACTAACTACTTATTGCCTAATTGTTGTGCAACTTCTGCTGCAAAGTCAACTTCTTCTTTCTCAATACCTTCACCTAATTGGTATCTAGTAAATCTTCTGATAACTATATTTTCACCAATTTCAGCAATTTTTTCTGTTAATAGGTCTTGGATTGTTTTGTCTTCGTCTTTTACATAAGCTTGCTCTAATAAGCAATTTGTTGCGTAGAATTTTTCTAGTCTACCTTCAACAATTTTATCTACAACTTTTTCAGGTTTACCTTCATTCAAAGCTTCAGCTCTTGTAATTTCTCTTTCTTGTTCTAGTACTTCTGCTGGAACTTCTTCTCTGCTTACCCATTTTGGATTCATAGCAGCAATTTGTAGAGTAACATTGTGTACGAAGTCGAGGAAGCTTTCATTTTTAGCAACGAAGTCTGTCTCTGAGTTTACTTCAACAAGAACACCAACTTTACCACCAGCGTGGATGTAAGCATCTATTACACCTTCTGCTGCAACTCTTGAAGATTTTTTAGCTGCTTTAAGAATACCATTCTCTCTTAGCCAAATTTCTGCTGCTTCGATATCACCATTAGTTTCTACCAAAGCTTTCTTGCTGTCCATCATACCTGAACCAGTACGGTCACGTAATTCTTTTACTAATTTTGCTGTAATCTCTGCCATATATACCTCCTATGTATAGTAATTTTTAGTTTAACTTTTAAATGAATCTTAGATTTTACGAAAATTATTCTTCATCATCAGAATACTCATCATCTTCGTATTCTTCTTCATCTTCGTAATCTTCAAAATCTTCTGAATCATCACCTTCGTTAGCCATTAATTCTTCATCAGCGATTGCTTCTTCATTATCTTGGAAACCTTGTCTACCTTCGATAACTGCGTTAGCCATTACACCAGCGATTAATTTAATAGCACGAATTGCATCATCGTTTCCTGGGATAACGTAATCTGTAACTTCAGGGTTACAGTTTGTATCTACAATTGCAATGATAGGGATATTTAGTTTTTGAGCTTCTTTTACTGCGATATCTTCATGTTCTGTATCTACGATGAATAATGCATCTGGTAGACCATTCATGTCTTTGATACCACCTAAGTTTTTCTCTAGTTTTTCACGTTCTAGTAATAGACCTGAAACTTCTTTCTTTGGTAGAAGATCAAATGTACCATCTTCTTCCATTTGCTCTAATTCTTTAAGACGTGCAATTCTCTTTTTGATTGTTGTGTAGTTTGTTAAAGTACCACCCAACCAACGGTTGTTAATGTAGTATTGACCACATCTTTCAGCTTCTTCACGAATTGCGTCTTGAGCTTGTTTCTTTGTACCTACAAATAGGATTTTTCCATTGTTTTCTGCGATAGAACGTACATAATCATATGCTTCTTCTACCATCTTGATGGATTTCTCTAAATCGATGATGTGAATACCATTACGCTCTGTATAGATGTATGGTTTCATCAAAGGATTCCATCTTTTTG
Above is a window of Fastidiosipila sanguinis DNA encoding:
- the frr gene encoding ribosome recycling factor; amino-acid sequence: MADFNVNDTKEYEDRMQKSIDFLQDELNNIRAGRANPRVLDQITVDYYGVATPLNQVASITVPEPRQLLIQPWDKTLLEEIEKAILNSDLSLNPNNDGAALRLHFPTLTEERRRDLTKQVDKLGEEAKISIRNLRREYLDRAKKAEKSSEISEDELRLAEENIQKLTDKYTEKVDEKVKSKSEELMEI
- the rpsB gene encoding 30S ribosomal protein S2, coding for MSVISMKQLLEAGVHFGHQTKRWNPLMKPYIYTERNGIHIIDLEKSIKMVEEAYDYVRSIAENNGKILFVGTKKQAQDAIREEAERCGQYYINNRWLGGTLTNYTTIKKRIARLKELEQMEEDGTFDLLPKKEVSGLLLEREKLEKNLGGIKDMNGLPDALFIVDTEHEDIAVKEAQKLNIPIIAIVDTNCNPEVTDYVIPGNDDAIRAIKLIAGVMANAVIEGRQGFQDNEEAIADEELMANEGDDSEDFEDYEDEEEYEDDEYSDDEE
- a CDS encoding phosphatidate cytidylyltransferase, with the translated sequence MDNPINIQSDNKRYSTGIILFLVFSVFFIASIWVRWIFIAFCSLLLVVMTIELTNALRKNFKPLYYIPILVASFTMLAPTIIWWQYKDLTNWYLLNNSNLPLDANWQTNFIWLLAYGALTFIIAFVLVSTLNVVIRVVLKGPNHLPHAIAENTSALYVAIPMVSIVLFTFAVPNGFIWLVLALITPMIVDIAAYATGKYLGKTHMLPKVSPHKTWEGFWGGTLAGTLFTCIYFMIFFTGNSPLQSIGKSSLFGLVAGLILSISSQLGDWLASSLKRWCDQKDFGDILPGHGGVLDRTDSIIFSVPTALILAIVFYLLKH
- a CDS encoding isoprenyl transferase; this translates as MSTFFNRNKSNSDSEQIGSEDLESFDDIIVPDHIAMIMDGNGRWAKQRELSRSEGHLEGAKTLYSIVDFCRKINLKYLTVYAFSTENWLRPKSEVNFLMSLLKNMFNKYIKEIVDGNIRVRILGDKNNIPKATLSIIEKAEKQSENNTGLQFIIAFNYGGRREIANAAKEIAKAYSNGDISLNDINEDNFHNYLYLPDVPDPDLIIRSSGEMRISNFLLWQLAYSEFWVSDILWPDFKPENLVEAIRDFNNRDRRYGGIK
- the rseP gene encoding RIP metalloprotease RseP, which translates into the protein MSKLFGIIIGLLILSLILIIHEAGHFFVGRKLGFKVVEFSIFMGPRLLSWERKGVRYSIKAIPLGASVEFAGEYSEEGAAQNIEGNFFSQAIWKRALTMLAGPFSNLIAAFIAFILLFSINGFFTTTIESVDTNSLATSAGIQAGEEVLEFNNYKVNTDFDLRISSSFIDAKENFTIKTKTPNGEIKTYNIEPKTEKTYKLGVQLNLDEDNSLSIAKIDKNFNPDASKFVLGDKLLEVEGEKITADNMQSLLHKHGERGSVDIKVLRGSDTVSLNIKLAEAENILPLGLELEKNNNALGIVPHAISYMWSYTKGTGAILGKVITGNLPASDALTGPVGIISTLGTVATQSSVNLGIKLLNLLSLFASISLALGIANLIPIVPMDGGQLALLLVEKIRGKRLSVKAENIITIIGLVIFMLLFVFALGIDIGRIFK
- the pyrH gene encoding UMP kinase, translated to MSNLKYNRILLKLSGEALAGNLSKGIDSNTVKSIIESVCDLHDLGAEIAIVVGGGNFWRGVQNNDIERVTSDHIGMLATCMNALYVSDMIEKHGKKTRVLGAIEMKEIMEPFIRRRAVRHLEKGRIVIFAAGTGNPYFSTDSGAALRAAEIDADIIFKATNVDGVFDKDPNKFSDAKLYRNVTHEEILQKNLKVMDATAAALCRDNDIDIAVFNLSDPHNIVKLAQGKDVNATLVNS
- the tsf gene encoding translation elongation factor Ts gives rise to the protein MAEITAKLVKELRDRTGSGMMDSKKALVETNGDIEAAEIWLRENGILKAAKKSSRVAAEGVIDAYIHAGGKVGVLVEVNSETDFVAKNESFLDFVHNVTLQIAAMNPKWVSREEVPAEVLEQEREITRAEALNEGKPEKVVDKIVEGRLEKFYATNCLLEQAYVKDEDKTIQDLLTEKIAEIGENIVIRRFTRYQLGEGIEKEEVDFAAEVAQQLGNK